In a single window of the Candidatus Tisiphia endosymbiont of Nemotelus nigrinus genome:
- a CDS encoding transposase: protein MNIVITDSTTFKLHRHSGGLKGGCQSKGKSKGGMSTKLHLAITTAGHIVEGFLTGGNRNDIAVAEELTADIVGCYVLQVRGCDSNKNRQSLESQNNIAVIPGRRNRKIEIVYDKEKYKLRGAIERFFGKIKENRRLAVRYKKDDLSFLSFIALAAIKLHLC from the coding sequence ATGAATATAGTAATTACTGATAGCACAACCTTTAAGCTACACCGACATAGTGGTGGTTTAAAAGGGGGATGCCAAAGCAAAGGAAAAAGTAAAGGGGGAATGAGTACAAAGCTACATCTCGCCATAACTACAGCAGGGCATATAGTAGAAGGTTTTTTAACTGGTGGTAACAGGAATGATATTGCTGTAGCAGAGGAATTAACTGCAGATATTGTTGGATGTTATGTTCTACAAGTTCGAGGTTGTGATAGTAATAAGAATAGACAGAGCCTTGAATCTCAGAATAATATTGCTGTTATCCCTGGTAGAAGAAATAGAAAAATAGAAATTGTTTATGATAAAGAAAAATACAAGCTTAGAGGAGCTATTGAAAGATTTTTTGGGAAAATAAAAGAAAATCGCAGGCTTGCTGTTCGATATAAAAAAGATGATCTTTCTTTCCTCTCTTTTATTGCTCTGGCTGCTATTAAATTACACCTTTGTTAA
- a CDS encoding transposase, which translates to MSKIIGLDVSKKWLDICLYESNNKPIYNRFSNDKLGHEELIKLTKEQEIKLIVCEPTGGYEADICQKLYNNKQQVHKVNTYSFNSFSKSVNLCKTDKKDAFKLAYYGDKMQLSANYLYQVESDTLKRYQQRREDLVLMLSNEKKRLHHSIDGIDKKSIEKLIKFLQNEIAELDKKLSEVIDESEELKEKVKILESVPGIGKCVAKKLISFLPELGNKNYSSNELSAIVGIAPYARDSGNKQGRRFIRGGRKIPRYALYMAVLAGKNGVKNGFQYLKALYDRLVNNFKPKKVAIVACMRKLLEVCHKLIQQKRCFVI; encoded by the coding sequence ATGAGTAAAATAATAGGTCTAGATGTAAGTAAAAAATGGTTAGATATATGTTTATATGAGTCTAACAATAAACCGATATATAATCGTTTTTCCAACGATAAGTTAGGGCATGAAGAACTGATAAAATTAACAAAAGAACAAGAAATTAAGCTAATAGTATGTGAACCTACTGGAGGTTATGAAGCGGATATTTGCCAAAAATTGTATAATAATAAACAACAGGTACATAAAGTCAATACATATAGCTTTAATTCATTTAGTAAATCGGTGAATTTGTGTAAAACTGATAAGAAGGACGCATTTAAATTAGCATATTATGGCGATAAGATGCAGCTTTCAGCTAATTATTTATATCAAGTTGAATCCGATACTTTGAAGAGATATCAGCAAAGGCGAGAAGATTTAGTATTAATGCTTAGCAATGAAAAGAAGAGGCTACATCATAGTATTGATGGTATTGATAAAAAGAGTATAGAAAAGCTCATTAAATTTTTACAGAATGAAATAGCTGAGCTTGATAAAAAATTAAGTGAAGTAATAGATGAGTCAGAAGAGTTGAAAGAGAAGGTAAAAATATTAGAGAGTGTGCCTGGTATTGGTAAATGCGTAGCTAAAAAACTAATTAGTTTTTTACCTGAATTAGGGAATAAAAATTATAGTAGTAATGAATTGTCAGCAATTGTAGGGATAGCTCCTTATGCCCGTGATAGTGGTAATAAGCAAGGACGAAGATTTATTAGAGGTGGCAGAAAAATACCACGATATGCTTTATATATGGCGGTATTGGCTGGTAAAAACGGTGTCAAAAATGGTTTTCAATATTTGAAAGCTTTATATGATAGGCTTGTTAACAATTTTAAACCTAAAAAGGTTGCTATAGTTGCATGCATGCGTAAACTACTTGAAGTATGCCATAAACTTATTCAACAAAAACGTTGTTTTGTTATTTAG
- a CDS encoding IS5 family transposase, producing the protein MNYHIKIREWQQIIEILRKRKDIKTRNEDKLRRFIEAIWYITRSGCQWRLLPSVYGSWRAVHMRFKTWSNKGIWTDLFEQVQANPDMESTMIDATIVRAHACSAGYKKDSQDQEALGRSKGGFTTKIHALVDALGNPLKFILTAGQRHDITQANSLVKDIKNTMLLADKAYDSNAFIEQLEEQNCIAVIPSKKNRKQQREYDKHIYKERHSIECFFGKIKHFRRIFSRFDKTATAFLSFLQFVGAFIWLR; encoded by the coding sequence ATGAATTATCATATAAAAATCAGAGAATGGCAACAAATTATTGAAATATTAAGAAAAAGAAAAGATATAAAAACAAGAAATGAGGATAAGCTTAGACGATTTATTGAAGCAATATGGTACATAACACGTTCAGGATGCCAATGGCGGTTGTTACCGAGTGTTTATGGTTCATGGCGAGCAGTGCATATGAGGTTTAAAACTTGGTCTAATAAAGGAATATGGACCGATTTGTTTGAGCAAGTACAAGCTAATCCTGACATGGAATCAACAATGATTGACGCTACTATAGTTCGTGCCCATGCATGCTCAGCAGGTTATAAAAAAGATAGCCAAGATCAAGAAGCTTTAGGGCGTAGTAAAGGAGGTTTTACTACTAAAATCCATGCCTTAGTTGACGCTCTTGGTAATCCTTTAAAGTTTATTTTAACTGCAGGTCAAAGACATGACATTACACAAGCCAACTCATTGGTTAAAGATATTAAAAATACTATGCTCCTTGCCGATAAGGCATATGATAGCAATGCTTTTATTGAGCAGCTTGAAGAGCAAAATTGTATAGCTGTTATTCCATCAAAAAAGAACCGAAAACAGCAAAGGGAGTACGATAAACATATCTATAAAGAACGTCATTCGATCGAATGTTTTTTTGGTAAAATTAAACATTTTAGACGAATTTTTTCGAGATTTGATAAAACTGCTACTGCTTTCTTGTCTTTTTTGCAATTTGTTGGAGCTTTTATATGGCTTCGTTAG